The Methanosarcina barkeri MS DNA window TCCTTGAAGAGCCTATCGCTCGTGTAAGGATGATAACGTTCAATACGGAAAAGGAGCCCTTCAAAGATAAAAAGGTACGTCAGGCTGTTAATTACGCTATAGATCGGGAAGCAATAGTGAATTCTGTCCTTTACGGATACGGAACCACAGCATCAGGGCTTTTTCCTCCTCAGTTTTACTGGGCAAACAAGGATATTGCCCCTTATACTTACGACGTGGAGAAAGCAAAAACACTCCTTGATGAAGCGGGATGGACCGACTCGGATGGTGATGGGATCCGTGATAAAAATGGCAAGCCTATGAAGATTACATTAGTTACTTATTCTGAAAGAGCAGAACTGCCGTCGATCGCTGAGGTGATCCAGCAGCAGCTTAAGAAAGTAGGCATAGAGACAGAACTTAAGGTCCTCAATACCGATGCCGCAAATACCCAGAGGAATAAAGGAGATTTCGATATTTACCTTGTAGGAAGAGGACTATTTTTCGTACCTGATCCAGATGAGATAATGATGACGGACTATCACTCAAGCGGCACATCAATCGACGGTTGGGGGGCATATCGCTGGCACAACGACACTGTAGATCAGTTGATTGAGCAGGCCAGAACTACTTCCGATGAAGCTGCCAGAAAAAAACTCTATGATGAAGTTCAGGCAATTGTTGTCGAAGAAGCGCCGGTTGCGTATCTTAACTACTACGTTAATATCGACGTCACAACTTCGAACATAAAGGGATATCGTCTCCATCCTACAGAGTACTCTTTCGACCTTCAGAATGTCTCAATTTCCTGATGTGGGTATTCTACCCACCACTTTTTCATTTAAAAGAGTTTGAGTAAGAATGATACGTAGAATTATACTGAACCGTCTGTTTCAAATGATACAGGTCATGGTAGGGATATCTCTCATCACTTTTACAGTAATTTCTCTTTCACCAGGGGACCCAGCTGAAATTACGCTCAGGGCTACTCTTGGTACCGAAAGTCCACCTAAAGAGGCGGTAGCCATACTTCATGAAGAGATGGGGCTTGACGATCCCTGGTATGTCAGTTATCTAAAATGGATTTCAAGGGTTGTGCATGGGGACCTGGGATATTCCTATCAGACAAAAAGGAGCACTATTGAAGAGATCAGAAATGCTCTGCCTACGACCTTCTATCTAGCCTCTCTCTCAATGTTATTCTCGGCTATTATAGCTATCCCTCTTGGAATTGCAGCAGCTCTGAGACAGAACGGGCCTGTAGATCACCTCTGCAGGCTTACTTCAATAGTCTGCCTCTCGATCCCTGAGTATTTTATTGCTATAGTTTTTATGCTCATCGGAGGCATCTATCTAGACATCTTTCCGGTTGCAGGAACAGGAGGAATAGAATACTTTATCCTTCCATCCCTGACTCTCTCGATTGGCCTTATTGCAATTACAATGCGTATCATGAGGACAAGCATGATTGAAACGCTTGAGCAGGATTATATAAGGACAGCACGTGCAAAGGGGCTCAGCCGCAAAAAAATTATTCAAAAACATGCTCTAAAGAATGCACTTCTCCCTGTGATTATATATATGGGAACTCAGTTCGGATGGATTTTCGGAGGGGCAGTTACCATTGAAACTATTTTTGCACTTCCAGGACTTGGATGGCTTCTTGTTAGCTCTGTTTCTTCGATGGACATCATGGTGATGCAGGGATGTATGCTTACCTTCGCGGTGATCATAGTGCTTATTAATCTCTTTGTTGACCTAGCCCAGCTTTATCTTGACCCATCAGTCAGGGCTCAGGGGGAATAATAGGGAGAATATATATGGAACACTCATACTTTGACGAAAAACTGGCAGTTTCCGAAATGAAAAGAGTATGGGGAGTTTTGCGGAGCAATGTAACGCTTACAATAGGAGTTCTGCTGTTTATTCTTATCTCCATGATGGCTGTAATGGCTCCGGCGATTTCCCCGCATGACCCTGCAGAGATGCATCTTGAAGAAAAGTTATCTCCTCCATCAGCATCTTTTCCTCTTGGGACAGACCAGTTTGGAAGGTGTATTTTCAGCCGTATATTATATGGTGCACAGACTTCATTCTTCATTGCAGTTATTTCGACTTTAATTATCGTGCCTGCAGGAATTATCATAGGAATGTATGCAGGTTATTTCAGCAGGTATGATGCTTTCTTGATGCGATTGACAGATATCTTTCTTGCCTTCCCCAGTATAGTTCTTTCAATTGCGATTGTAGGAGTTGTAGGCCCAAGTCCTGCAGGAATTATTCTATCTCTTTCCATTCCTGGCTGGGCAAAATATGCACGATTAATCCGGGGATCAACTCTTTCACTGAAAAATAGCGGATTCGTCGAGGCAGCCAGGGCAATTGGAGCATCGGATAAATACATTCTTTTCCACCATATTCTTCCCAACAGTTACGGACCTATTATTGAGATCGCAACTCTTGGATTAGGGTCCAAGATTATTTCAATTTCCGGGCTTGGATTTTTAGGGCTTGGAATTCAGCCTCCTACACCAGAACTGGGAACAATCCTGAAAGATGGACTTGTATACCTCCAGACTGCACCTATGATGGCTTTATCTTCAGGAGGCATGATCATGCTGTTTGTTCTTGCGGTAAATCTCATCGGTTCCGAACTGAGATCTATTGCAGATCCCCGGTCTGATACTATCGAATTTTAACTGGCAGGCAAAGGAAATAAAAAAGAAGAGTTCAGCCCCTAAAAATTCGTTTCTACCCTATGTATTTCAGCCCCTAAAAATTCGTTTCTACCCAAAATGATGATGTTTTTGACTTTCCTAAATAATGTAAAAATAAAACAGGAAAAAATGTTTGTAGTATCCAGTACTTGGAAAACCTTCCAGAGTAATTAGCTACCTCTATTGCTGATACCTTTAGTCACGCCTGTAATTGTTGCAATAAAAATCTCATCGCATCTCATTTGAGCAGTTGCATTATTTAGTCTCGTGACTATTATTATACGCTGGTAAAATACACTGGTAAATTTGTTTTTTTGGAGAAAAATGTAATCAGCAGAAGCAAAAAGTCTATTCCTGTAAAATACTGGATAGGCATCAAAAAGTAAGAATTATTTACGTTATCCAAAACCAGATATATTTAAATAATCGCAAGCACTCTAAACCCCAAGAATTCTTACACTATTTCCCAATCATGGAGTGTCTTTATGACAGAATCAGAAATTCCAAAAGAATATAATGCAAGCGAGGTTGAGGAAAAGTGGATGGATAAATGGGACCTCTCCATGTACCATTTCAACTGGGGAGAAGACCCCCGTCCCCAATACATTATCGACACCCCACCTCCTTATCCTACAGGTAATTTCCATATCGGAAATGCGCTTAACTGGTGCTATATCGACTTTGTTGCCCGATACAAACGTATGCGCGGGTACAACGTAATGTTCCCCCAGGGCTGGGACTGTCACGGCCTGCCAACCGAAGTCAAGGTTGAAGAAATTCATGGAATAACGAAAAACCAGGTTCCACGTGCTGAGTTTCGCAAGATGTGCAGGGAACTGACTGCAGGAAATATCGACAAGATGCGCAAAACAATGCTGCGCCTGGGCTTTTCCGTAGATTGGAGTAACGAATTTATTACTATGAAGCCCTCGTACTTCGTAAAAACGCAAAAATC harbors:
- a CDS encoding ABC transporter substrate-binding protein yields the protein MKRKEGILFILLALVVLGAGCTDKEQKGDNQTLFVSGQWSPTSIDPHISGTVPQRLGYVETLVGVDYEGKIIPNLAKSWEVSSDGKKWTFKLREGVLFHDGTPFTAEIMKKSLERSFIQSASTFGKIPVTSIEVPDNLTLVINLNSTFPALPAYLSKGESAALAPGSYDASGNVTKPIGTGPFIFESWKPDEEIVLVKNPNYWGHVASVDKVVYRVIPEVLTRKMLLDSKDIQIAMILSPDVADKYTEKADYTVLEEPIARVRMITFNTEKEPFKDKKVRQAVNYAIDREAIVNSVLYGYGTTASGLFPPQFYWANKDIAPYTYDVEKAKTLLDEAGWTDSDGDGIRDKNGKPMKITLVTYSERAELPSIAEVIQQQLKKVGIETELKVLNTDAANTQRNKGDFDIYLVGRGLFFVPDPDEIMMTDYHSSGTSIDGWGAYRWHNDTVDQLIEQARTTSDEAARKKLYDEVQAIVVEEAPVAYLNYYVNIDVTTSNIKGYRLHPTEYSFDLQNVSIS
- a CDS encoding ABC transporter permease, which translates into the protein MIRRIILNRLFQMIQVMVGISLITFTVISLSPGDPAEITLRATLGTESPPKEAVAILHEEMGLDDPWYVSYLKWISRVVHGDLGYSYQTKRSTIEEIRNALPTTFYLASLSMLFSAIIAIPLGIAAALRQNGPVDHLCRLTSIVCLSIPEYFIAIVFMLIGGIYLDIFPVAGTGGIEYFILPSLTLSIGLIAITMRIMRTSMIETLEQDYIRTARAKGLSRKKIIQKHALKNALLPVIIYMGTQFGWIFGGAVTIETIFALPGLGWLLVSSVSSMDIMVMQGCMLTFAVIIVLINLFVDLAQLYLDPSVRAQGE
- a CDS encoding ABC transporter permease, translating into MEHSYFDEKLAVSEMKRVWGVLRSNVTLTIGVLLFILISMMAVMAPAISPHDPAEMHLEEKLSPPSASFPLGTDQFGRCIFSRILYGAQTSFFIAVISTLIIVPAGIIIGMYAGYFSRYDAFLMRLTDIFLAFPSIVLSIAIVGVVGPSPAGIILSLSIPGWAKYARLIRGSTLSLKNSGFVEAARAIGASDKYILFHHILPNSYGPIIEIATLGLGSKIISISGLGFLGLGIQPPTPELGTILKDGLVYLQTAPMMALSSGGMIMLFVLAVNLIGSELRSIADPRSDTIEF